Proteins found in one Miscanthus floridulus cultivar M001 chromosome 4, ASM1932011v1, whole genome shotgun sequence genomic segment:
- the LOC136550507 gene encoding beta-glucosidase 26, which yields MQSTVKLAVLALLLAAAAHHGLLPLPTARCYWLNPEIYDAGGLSRRTFPEGFVFGTAASAYQVEGMAKHGGRGPSIWDAFIEVPGTIPNNATADVTVDEYHRYKEDVNIMKNMGFDAYRFSISWSRIFPNGTGKVNQEGVDYYNRLIDYMLQQGITPYTNLYHYDLPLTLHEQYLGWLSPKIVEAFADYAEFCFQTFGDRVKNWFTFNEPRCVAALGYDNGLHAPGRCSKCAAGGNSTTEPYLAAHHLILSHAAAVRRYRDKYQLYQKGRIGILLDFVWYEPFSNSNADQAAAQRARDFHLGWFLDPIINGRYPYSMQEIVKDRLPLFSDEESRMVKGSIDYVGINHYTSFYMKDPGTWNLTPVSYQDDWHVGFVYERNGVPIGAHANSYWLYIVPWGINRAVNYVKETYENPTMILAENGMDQPGDVSITQGVHDTVRICYYRDYITELKKAIDGGARVIGYFAWSLLDNFEWRLGYTSRFGLVYVDYKTLKRYPKDSAFWFKHMLSKKRS from the exons ATGCAGAGCACCGTGAAGCTCGCGGTGCTAGCTTTACTGCTAGCGGCCGCAGCTCACCATGGTCTGCTGCCGCTGCCGACGGCGCGATGCTACTGGCTCAACCCGGAGATCTACGACGCCGGCGGGCTGAGCCGCCGCACGTTCCCGGAGGGCTTCGTCTTCGGGACGGCCGCATCGGCGTACCAGGTAGAGGGGATGGCCAAGCACGGGGGCCGGGGCCCCAGCATCTGGGACGCCTTCATAGAGGTACCTG GGACCATCCCTAACAATGCCACCGCTGATGTGACGGTCGACGAGTATCATCGGTACAAG GAAGATGTGAACATAATGAAGAACATGGGCTTTGATGCGTACCGCTTTTCGATTTCTTGGTCGAGGATTTTCCCAA ATGGAACTGGCAAGGTGAACCAGGAAGGAGTGGATTACTATAACAGGCTCATAGATTACATGCTTCAGCAAG GCATCACCCCGTATACAAATCTCTACCATTATGACCTCCCATTGACACTACATGAACAGTACTTGGGCTGGCTTAGCCCAAAGATTGT GGAGGCGTTTGCAGACTACGCCGAGTTCTGCTTCCAGACGTTCGGGGACAGGGTGAAGAACTGGTTTACCTTCAACGAGCCAAGGTGCGTCGCCGCTCTGGGCTACGACAATGGCTTGCACGCACCGGGAAGGTGTTCCAAGTGCGCTGCCGGAGGCAACTCCACAACGGAGCCATACCTTGCTGCACACCATCTCATCCTTTCTCATGCAGCTGCGGTGAGGCGATACCGCGACAAGTATCAG CTTTACCAAAAAGGTAGAATTGGAATTCTCTTGGATTTCGTGTGGTACGAACCTTTCAGCAACAGCAATGCAGACCAGGCTGCAGCACAGCGAGCCAGGGACTTCCACCTAGGCTG GTTCCTTGATCCCATTATAAATGGACGGTATCCGTACTCGATGCAAGAGATTGTCAAAGACAGGTTGCCATTGTTCAGCGATGAAGAATCCAGGATGGTGAAAGGTTCTATAGACTATGTTGGCATCAACCACTACACTTCTTTCTACATGAAGGACCCTGGGACATGGAACCTGACGCCAGTCAGCTACCAGGATGATTGGCATGTTGGTTTTGTCT ACGAACGAAACGGCGTTCCTATTGGCGCTCAT GCAAACTCCTACTGGCTGTACATTGTGCCGTGGGGAATCAACAGGGCTGTCAACTATGTCAAGGAAACTTATGAAAATCCTACAATGATCCTTGCTGAAAATG GAATGGACCAACCTGGTGATGTCAGTATTACTCAGGGTGTGCATGACACAGTAAGAATCTGTTATTACCGAGACTACATAACTGAGCTCAAGAAGGCAATAGATGGCGGTGCCAGAGTCATTGGGTACTTTGCTTGGTCGCTGCTTGACAACTTCGAGTGGAGGCTTGGGTACACTTCGCGGTTTGGCTTGGTCTATGTGGACTACAAGACGCTGAAGAGGTACCCCAAGGACTCAGCTTTCTGGTTCAAGCATATGCTCTCCAAGAAGAGGAGCTAG